One window of the Anaeromyxobacter dehalogenans 2CP-C genome contains the following:
- a CDS encoding methyltransferase domain-containing protein, with the protein MNRVDKRRVGAAFSRSAAAYDARAAVQREVQDRVLALVAEAAPDARRVLDVGAGTGALLARLAAARPGLRPAAVDLAPGMAAAARARLPGAAVAAGDAEALPFGDARFDLFLSTSAFQWLPRLEPAFAEARRVLAPGGLLAVALFGARTLHELRGAWRDAAGPGPGERTHRFFDRGEVAAALAATGLRVRAVVEEERRERHPDARAVLRALKEIGAGPAVPGARGLGGRGATLELLRLYEARHGGPAGVPATWHVVYALAQR; encoded by the coding sequence GTGAACCGCGTGGACAAGCGCCGGGTGGGCGCCGCGTTCTCCCGCTCCGCCGCGGCCTACGACGCGCGCGCCGCGGTCCAGCGGGAGGTGCAGGATCGGGTCCTGGCGCTGGTCGCGGAGGCCGCCCCGGACGCGCGGCGCGTGCTCGACGTCGGCGCCGGCACCGGCGCGCTGCTGGCGCGGCTGGCCGCGGCGCGCCCCGGGCTGCGGCCCGCGGCGGTGGACCTCGCGCCGGGGATGGCGGCGGCGGCGCGCGCGCGCCTGCCCGGCGCCGCGGTGGCGGCCGGCGACGCGGAGGCGCTGCCGTTCGGCGACGCGCGGTTCGACCTGTTCCTCTCCACCTCGGCGTTCCAGTGGCTGCCGCGGCTCGAGCCGGCGTTCGCCGAGGCGCGCCGGGTGCTCGCGCCGGGCGGCCTGCTCGCGGTGGCGCTGTTCGGCGCCCGCACGCTGCACGAGCTGCGCGGCGCGTGGCGCGACGCGGCCGGCCCGGGCCCGGGCGAGCGGACCCACCGCTTCTTCGACCGCGGCGAGGTGGCCGCGGCGCTCGCCGCGACCGGGCTGCGGGTCCGCGCGGTGGTCGAGGAGGAGCGCCGCGAGCGCCACCCGGACGCGCGCGCGGTGCTGCGCGCGCTGAAGGAGATCGGCGCGGGCCCCGCGGTGCCCGGCGCGCGCGGGCTGGGTGGGCGAGGCGCGACGCTCGAGCTGCTCCGGCTCTACGAGGCCCGCCACGGCGGCCCCGCCGGCGTGCCCGCGACCTGGCACGTGGTGTACGCGCTCGCGCAGCGCTGA
- a CDS encoding enoyl-CoA hydratase-related protein, translated as MTGRRVRTEDRGLVRVLVVDNVAKRNALDFRALDELEEACGAAARDRVRCLLLRGAGEDAFSSGFDLAEMGRTSRAGLRPDEAVERAADALSAVPCPTVAFLNGSAFGGGLELAATCDLRVAREGALLGLPPAKLGVVYPEGGIGRFLGLVGAARTRELFLVGRPVDAATALAWGLVNRLAPAAGAEAVALALADEIAGNAPLAVQGMKRILQLLEGTHERGLSEREREEIAGLRRRAFESADMREARQARAERRPPRFRGE; from the coding sequence ATGACCGGCCGGCGCGTCCGCACCGAGGACCGCGGCCTGGTCCGGGTCCTCGTCGTAGACAACGTCGCCAAGCGGAACGCGCTCGACTTCCGCGCGCTGGACGAGCTGGAGGAGGCCTGCGGCGCCGCCGCCCGCGACCGGGTGCGCTGCCTGCTGCTCCGCGGCGCGGGCGAGGACGCGTTCTCGTCCGGGTTCGACCTCGCCGAGATGGGCCGCACCTCGCGCGCCGGGCTGCGCCCGGACGAGGCGGTGGAGCGCGCCGCGGACGCGCTGTCGGCGGTGCCCTGCCCGACGGTGGCGTTCCTGAACGGCAGCGCGTTCGGCGGCGGGCTGGAGCTCGCGGCCACCTGCGACCTGCGCGTCGCGCGCGAGGGGGCGCTGCTCGGGTTGCCCCCGGCGAAGCTCGGGGTGGTCTACCCGGAGGGCGGGATCGGGCGCTTCCTCGGCCTGGTGGGCGCGGCGCGCACGCGCGAGCTGTTCCTGGTCGGCCGGCCGGTGGACGCCGCCACCGCGCTGGCCTGGGGCCTGGTGAACCGGCTGGCGCCCGCCGCCGGGGCCGAGGCGGTGGCGCTCGCGCTCGCCGACGAGATCGCCGGCAACGCGCCGCTGGCGGTGCAGGGGATGAAGCGGATCCTGCAGCTGCTGGAGGGCACGCACGAGCGCGGCCTCTCGGAGCGGGAGCGCGAGGAGATCGCCGGGCTGCGGCGCCGCGCGTTCGAGAGCGCCGACATGCGCGAGGCGCGGCAGGCGCGCGCCGAGCGGCGGCCGCCGCGCTTCCGCGGCGAGTGA
- a CDS encoding isoamylase early set domain-containing protein: MTERELQDLLDGRPGPLAAERLLSSLPPEERQAALRLVALSRLAGAGARPAPSDDFVQRTMARVRASRPPRRRPLLAWLTGPRLSPLGALGGAAAAAFLAVAVARFPAPPGPEAARAPEAPVVLARLALAAPGARVVRVAGDFNGWKPEVTPLRRGPDGVWTVEVPLRPGRRYEYMFVVDGSWTTDPGARALADDGFGGKNAILDL, encoded by the coding sequence GTGACGGAGCGCGAGCTCCAGGACCTGCTGGACGGCCGCCCCGGTCCGCTCGCGGCGGAGCGGCTGCTGTCGTCCCTGCCGCCGGAGGAGCGCCAGGCCGCGCTCCGCCTGGTGGCGCTCTCGCGGCTGGCCGGCGCCGGCGCGCGCCCCGCGCCGTCCGACGACTTCGTCCAGCGCACCATGGCGCGCGTGCGCGCCAGCCGCCCGCCGCGGCGGCGGCCGCTCCTCGCCTGGCTGACCGGCCCCCGCCTCTCGCCGCTCGGCGCGCTGGGCGGCGCGGCGGCCGCGGCGTTCCTGGCGGTGGCGGTGGCCCGCTTCCCGGCGCCGCCCGGCCCGGAGGCCGCGCGCGCGCCCGAGGCGCCGGTGGTGCTGGCGCGGCTCGCGCTGGCGGCGCCCGGCGCGCGGGTGGTGCGCGTCGCGGGCGACTTCAACGGCTGGAAGCCCGAGGTGACGCCGCTCCGGCGCGGCCCCGACGGCGTGTGGACGGTGGAGGTCCCGCTCCGGCCCGGGCGCCGCTACGAGTACATGTTCGTGGTGGACGGCTCGTGGACCACCGACCCGGGCGCGCGCGCCCTCGCCGACGACGGCTTCGGCGGAAAGAACGCCATCCTGGACCTGTAG
- the cydB gene encoding cytochrome d ubiquinol oxidase subunit II, with the protein MDLNVIWFVLVGVLIAGYAVLDGFDLGVGVLSLFARDEEERQVHVKAIGPVWDGNEVWLLTGGGALFAAFPVVYATVFSGFYLALMLLLLALIARAVALEFRSQLDGAAWRRGFDLAFGVGSLLPAVLLGVAVGNVLRGVPVTAAQEWAGSFLGLLHPYPVLVGLVSLSMFTLHGALWLRLKAEGALEARMARWVPRLWGAFAATYAIATAASLVEAPHLFAGALANPLFLALTLLVVASIGAIPVLSRRGAAGKAFLASSLAIVSMILVAAVSMFPRLVPSSIDPAYDLTVYNASSSPRTLAVMLVIALVGMPLVIAYTALVYRVFRGKVRPGAGGHYGDAVSGVVAP; encoded by the coding sequence ATGGATCTCAACGTCATCTGGTTCGTGCTGGTGGGCGTCCTCATCGCCGGGTACGCGGTGCTCGACGGGTTCGACCTCGGCGTGGGCGTGCTGTCGCTGTTCGCCCGGGACGAGGAGGAGCGGCAGGTTCACGTCAAGGCGATCGGCCCGGTGTGGGACGGCAACGAGGTGTGGCTGCTCACCGGCGGCGGCGCGCTGTTCGCCGCGTTCCCGGTGGTCTACGCCACGGTGTTCAGCGGCTTCTACCTCGCGCTCATGCTGCTGCTGCTCGCGCTCATCGCCCGGGCGGTGGCGCTCGAGTTCCGCTCGCAGCTCGACGGGGCGGCCTGGCGGCGCGGCTTCGACCTCGCGTTCGGCGTCGGCAGCCTCCTGCCCGCGGTGCTGCTCGGGGTGGCGGTCGGCAACGTGCTGCGCGGCGTCCCGGTGACCGCCGCGCAGGAGTGGGCGGGCAGCTTCCTGGGCCTGCTCCACCCGTACCCGGTGCTGGTGGGCCTGGTGTCGCTCTCGATGTTCACGCTGCACGGCGCGCTCTGGCTGCGCCTCAAGGCCGAGGGCGCGCTCGAGGCCCGCATGGCCCGCTGGGTCCCGCGGCTCTGGGGCGCCTTCGCCGCCACCTACGCGATCGCCACCGCCGCCTCGCTGGTGGAGGCGCCGCACCTGTTCGCCGGCGCGCTCGCGAACCCGCTGTTCCTCGCGCTGACGCTGCTGGTGGTGGCGTCGATCGGCGCGATCCCGGTGCTGAGCCGCCGCGGCGCCGCCGGCAAGGCGTTCCTCGCCTCGTCGCTGGCCATCGTCTCGATGATCCTGGTGGCGGCGGTCTCGATGTTCCCGCGGCTCGTGCCCTCCTCCATCGACCCGGCGTACGACCTCACCGTCTACAACGCGTCCTCGTCGCCGCGGACGCTGGCGGTGATGCTGGTGATCGCGCTCGTCGGGATGCCGCTCGTGATCGCCTACACCGCGCTCGTCTACCGCGTGTTCCGCGGCAAGGTCCGCCCCGGCGCCGGCGGCCACTACGGCGACGCCGTGAGCGGCGTCGTCGCGCCCTAG
- a CDS encoding alpha/beta fold hydrolase, which yields MPLLLTDSGVRLAYADRGAGAPLVLVHGWSLSSAAFDGLAARLPGRRLIMPDLRGHGGSDPAAFALEDLGRDLALLLDRLGLEGAVLAGWSLGAQAALAALPAVRRRLAGLVLISGTPRFTIGDGWPHGQPAQALEVLAHRVRRDPARAAARFFDGMFAPGELDGPAAPRARALRAAIPAPSAAAALAGLAALAAADLRAGLAAIDLPALVIHGTADPICPPGAGRALAAGIPGARLALLPGAGHAPHLTRPDEVAALLRAFPAAAGVVAA from the coding sequence ATGCCCCTCCTCCTCACCGACAGCGGCGTGCGCCTCGCGTACGCGGACCGCGGCGCCGGTGCGCCGCTCGTGCTGGTCCACGGCTGGTCGCTCTCCTCCGCCGCGTTCGACGGGCTCGCCGCGCGGCTCCCCGGGCGCCGGCTGATCATGCCCGACCTGCGCGGCCACGGCGGCTCCGACCCGGCCGCGTTCGCGCTGGAGGACCTGGGCCGCGACCTCGCGCTGCTGCTGGATCGCCTCGGCCTCGAGGGCGCGGTGCTGGCGGGCTGGTCGCTCGGCGCGCAGGCCGCGCTCGCCGCGCTCCCCGCGGTGCGCCGGCGGCTCGCCGGGCTGGTGCTGATCTCCGGGACGCCGCGCTTCACGATCGGTGACGGCTGGCCGCACGGCCAGCCGGCCCAGGCGCTGGAGGTGCTCGCGCACCGGGTCCGCCGCGATCCGGCGCGCGCGGCGGCCCGCTTCTTCGACGGGATGTTCGCGCCCGGCGAGCTCGACGGGCCCGCCGCCCCGCGCGCGAGGGCGCTCCGCGCCGCGATCCCGGCGCCCTCCGCCGCCGCGGCGCTGGCCGGCCTCGCCGCGCTCGCCGCGGCCGACCTCCGGGCCGGCCTCGCCGCGATCGACCTGCCCGCGCTCGTGATCCACGGCACGGCCGACCCGATCTGCCCGCCGGGCGCGGGACGGGCGCTCGCGGCGGGCATCCCGGGCGCGCGCCTCGCGCTCCTCCCCGGCGCCGGCCACGCGCCGCACCTGACGCGCCCGGACGAGGTCGCCGCGCTGCTCCGGGCGTTCCCCGCGGCGGCCGGGGTGGTGGCCGCGTGA
- a CDS encoding acetyl-CoA carboxylase biotin carboxyl carrier protein subunit, whose amino-acid sequence MANVAAHITGTVVRIEKKPGDPVSPGDVLVVLESMKMEMPLEAEDGGTVQEVRCREGQSVTEGDVLLVVG is encoded by the coding sequence ATGGCGAACGTCGCCGCGCACATCACCGGCACCGTGGTGAGGATCGAGAAGAAGCCCGGGGACCCGGTCAGCCCCGGCGACGTGCTGGTGGTCCTCGAGTCGATGAAGATGGAGATGCCGCTCGAGGCCGAGGACGGCGGCACGGTGCAGGAGGTGCGCTGCCGCGAGGGCCAGTCGGTCACCGAGGGTGACGTGCTGCTGGTCGTCGGATGA
- a CDS encoding serine/threonine-protein kinase — MVEAAPSIPTDFKPHLFGKFFLLQRLAIGGMAEIYRARVPGAGGFEKELVVKRILPARAQDHGFIKMLVNEAKLTVQLTHSNIAQVYECGKIDGNYFISMELVNGVSLKEMMQAFARAGAQISPEQAIYMVLQLLTGLDYAHKKTDAQGQPLQIVHCDVSPDNALVSWEGEIKLLDFGIARAATGLSNYKEGMLMGKLGYVAPEQASLERRWDHRVDLFAAGILLYELLTKQKPFPKATDVESLVAARKARVVPPTSIDPRLPREIDAIVARALAYDPDERFTDARAFAGALVDVLFPTPQSSIQDLLGKQMQQVFAEKIARQRSARAHDPLIMKVLSNLAEKQQAQAEYERLSATTPAAGLPAAAGSGASPFDPIAPLPADVLPAAEPARPAPRKARSHRPPPREGIRLRTAVLIGLVLAVGGAAGLHYAETWLRTGVLVVTSEPPGAEVTLDGVRSGATTPAVLEGLVLSRPHQVALDGPGVRAVTMDLAPVPGTLVRRVHARLETALGAVTIESEPAGAEVRLDGRVVGRAPVTVLGVRLDERHRVDLTLPGHEIDQFVVLPEKDGTRFTRKLGRSDQPEPRGKAIGP; from the coding sequence GTGGTCGAGGCCGCCCCTTCCATCCCGACGGACTTCAAGCCGCACCTGTTCGGCAAGTTCTTCCTGCTCCAGCGTCTCGCCATCGGCGGGATGGCCGAGATCTATCGCGCCCGCGTCCCGGGCGCGGGCGGGTTCGAGAAGGAGCTGGTGGTGAAGCGCATCCTGCCCGCGCGCGCGCAGGATCACGGCTTCATCAAGATGCTGGTGAACGAGGCGAAGCTCACCGTCCAGCTCACCCACTCGAACATCGCCCAGGTCTACGAGTGCGGGAAGATCGACGGGAACTACTTCATCTCGATGGAGCTGGTGAACGGCGTCTCCCTCAAGGAGATGATGCAGGCGTTCGCCCGCGCCGGCGCGCAGATCTCGCCCGAGCAGGCCATCTACATGGTGCTGCAGCTGCTCACCGGCCTCGACTACGCGCACAAGAAGACCGACGCGCAGGGCCAGCCGCTGCAGATCGTCCACTGCGACGTCTCGCCGGACAACGCGCTCGTCTCCTGGGAAGGCGAGATCAAGCTGCTCGACTTCGGCATCGCGCGCGCCGCCACCGGGCTGTCGAACTACAAGGAAGGCATGCTGATGGGGAAGCTCGGGTACGTCGCGCCCGAGCAGGCCTCGCTGGAGCGGCGCTGGGACCACCGGGTGGACCTGTTCGCCGCGGGGATCCTGCTGTACGAGCTGCTCACCAAGCAGAAGCCGTTCCCCAAGGCCACCGACGTCGAGTCGCTCGTCGCCGCGCGCAAGGCGCGGGTGGTGCCGCCCACCTCCATCGACCCGCGCCTGCCCAGGGAGATCGACGCCATCGTGGCGCGGGCGCTCGCCTACGATCCCGACGAGCGCTTCACCGACGCGCGCGCGTTCGCGGGCGCGCTCGTGGACGTGCTCTTCCCCACCCCGCAGTCGTCCATCCAGGACCTGCTGGGCAAGCAGATGCAGCAGGTGTTCGCCGAGAAGATCGCGCGGCAGCGTAGCGCGCGCGCCCACGACCCGCTCATCATGAAGGTGCTCTCCAACCTCGCCGAGAAGCAGCAGGCGCAGGCGGAGTACGAGCGGCTCTCGGCCACCACCCCGGCGGCGGGCCTGCCCGCCGCGGCGGGCTCCGGCGCGTCGCCCTTCGACCCCATCGCGCCGCTCCCCGCGGACGTGCTCCCCGCCGCCGAGCCGGCCCGGCCCGCGCCGCGCAAGGCGCGCAGCCACCGCCCGCCGCCGCGCGAGGGCATCCGGCTGCGCACGGCCGTGCTGATCGGCCTGGTGCTCGCGGTCGGCGGCGCCGCCGGGCTGCACTACGCCGAGACCTGGCTGCGCACCGGCGTCCTGGTGGTCACCTCCGAGCCCCCCGGCGCCGAGGTCACGCTGGACGGCGTCCGCTCCGGCGCGACCACGCCGGCGGTGCTGGAGGGGCTGGTCCTGTCGAGGCCGCACCAGGTCGCGCTGGATGGGCCGGGCGTGCGCGCGGTCACGATGGACCTGGCGCCGGTGCCGGGCACGCTGGTGCGCCGCGTCCACGCCCGGCTCGAGACCGCGCTCGGCGCGGTCACCATCGAGAGCGAGCCGGCCGGGGCCGAGGTGCGCCTGGACGGGCGCGTGGTGGGCCGCGCCCCGGTGACGGTGCTGGGCGTGCGCCTCGACGAGCGGCACCGCGTGGACCTCACCCTGCCCGGCCACGAGATCGACCAGTTCGTGGTGCTGCCGGAGAAGGACGGCACGCGCTTCACCCGCAAGCTGGGCCGCAGCGATCAGCCCGAGCCGCGCGGGAAGGCGATCGGGCCGTAG
- a CDS encoding cytochrome ubiquinol oxidase subunit I encodes MDALTLARLQFAVTAGFHFLFPPITIGLGWLLVLAEWFGWRKQDAVYVEVAKFFGRLFAITFAVGVATGIVMEFQFGTNWSAYSKFVGDIFGAPLAAEGVFAFFLESTFLGLYLWGRGRVSKGLHWFSALMVAVGATLSAFWIIVANSWQQTPTGYVVRNGRAELVDFWAAVWNPSTLPRYFHTVVGALVVGAFVMAGVAAWHLLRDPGSAFARKAMKLAVAWGLVVSCLEVMPFGHLHAQQVARTQPEKFAAIEGLYASQTGAPLVLFAVPFSEPPRLKGTLEIPGLLSWMAFGDTGAHVQGLDQFPPENRPPLWLTFVSFHNMVALGVWFIAIMAWAAWQWYRGLLWTDRRTLRALLFSLPLPVVACQLGWVAAEVGRQPWIVYGLLRTGQAHSPTVTAAEIAFSLGLFGLVYLALGALWLTLMVKKARVAPRLPAAERARAAA; translated from the coding sequence ATGGACGCTCTCACCCTCGCGCGGCTCCAGTTCGCGGTGACCGCCGGGTTCCACTTCCTGTTCCCGCCCATCACCATCGGCCTGGGCTGGCTGCTGGTGCTGGCGGAGTGGTTCGGCTGGAGGAAGCAGGACGCGGTCTACGTCGAGGTGGCGAAGTTCTTCGGCAGGCTGTTCGCGATCACGTTCGCGGTCGGCGTCGCCACCGGCATCGTGATGGAGTTCCAGTTCGGCACGAACTGGTCGGCCTACTCGAAGTTCGTCGGCGACATCTTCGGCGCGCCGCTCGCCGCCGAGGGCGTGTTCGCGTTCTTCCTCGAGTCCACCTTCCTCGGCCTCTACCTGTGGGGCCGCGGGCGGGTGTCGAAGGGCCTGCACTGGTTCTCGGCGCTCATGGTCGCGGTCGGCGCCACGCTGTCCGCGTTCTGGATCATCGTGGCGAACTCCTGGCAGCAGACGCCCACCGGCTACGTGGTGCGGAACGGCCGCGCCGAGCTGGTGGACTTCTGGGCGGCGGTCTGGAACCCGTCCACGCTCCCGCGCTACTTCCACACGGTGGTGGGCGCGCTGGTGGTGGGCGCGTTCGTGATGGCCGGGGTGGCCGCCTGGCACCTGCTCCGCGACCCCGGGTCGGCGTTCGCGCGCAAGGCGATGAAGCTGGCGGTGGCGTGGGGCCTGGTCGTCTCCTGCCTCGAGGTGATGCCGTTCGGCCACCTCCACGCGCAGCAGGTCGCGCGCACGCAGCCGGAGAAGTTCGCGGCCATCGAGGGGCTGTACGCCAGCCAGACCGGCGCGCCGCTGGTGCTGTTCGCGGTGCCGTTCTCCGAGCCGCCGCGGCTGAAGGGCACGCTCGAGATCCCGGGCCTGCTCTCGTGGATGGCGTTCGGCGACACCGGCGCCCACGTGCAGGGCCTCGACCAGTTCCCGCCCGAGAACCGGCCGCCGCTCTGGCTCACCTTCGTGTCGTTCCACAACATGGTGGCCCTGGGCGTGTGGTTCATCGCCATCATGGCCTGGGCCGCGTGGCAGTGGTACCGTGGCCTGCTCTGGACCGACCGGCGCACGCTGCGCGCGCTGCTCTTCTCCCTGCCGCTGCCGGTGGTGGCCTGCCAGCTCGGGTGGGTCGCCGCCGAGGTCGGCCGCCAGCCCTGGATCGTGTACGGCCTGCTGCGCACCGGCCAGGCCCACTCGCCCACCGTGACCGCCGCGGAGATCGCGTTCTCGCTGGGCCTGTTCGGCCTGGTGTACCTGGCGCTCGGCGCGCTGTGGCTGACGCTGATGGTGAAGAAGGCGCGCGTCGCGCCTCGCCTCCCCGCCGCCGAGCGCGCGCGGGCCGCCGCCTGA
- a CDS encoding FHA domain-containing protein, with protein MKLVIEDAEGTRSVVPFEGDEVTVGRAAEGNTFHMADRDVSRRHARFVRAGGGVFVEDLGSLTGTRVNGERISARRRLREGDLVEIGAYDLALLPDVDAAGAGAPPPIPHGARTPDPSAGRRTPDPRATPPSGRPTPQGLSAPIFATPAAPAPAPAADAPPAPAARAPAPAPALASAAAAPAAAAPAPAVPAAPPAARPAPGAGRTVALAVIAGAVALALGLAAGWMVGRLGAAPVEPPGAPAAR; from the coding sequence ATGAAGCTCGTCATCGAGGACGCCGAGGGGACGCGTTCGGTGGTGCCGTTCGAGGGCGACGAGGTCACCGTCGGCCGGGCCGCGGAGGGCAACACCTTCCACATGGCCGACCGCGACGTGTCGCGCCGCCACGCGCGCTTCGTCCGCGCCGGCGGCGGGGTCTTCGTCGAGGACCTGGGCAGCCTGACCGGCACGCGCGTGAACGGCGAGCGGATCTCCGCGCGGAGGCGGCTGCGCGAGGGCGACCTGGTCGAGATCGGCGCCTACGACCTCGCGCTGCTGCCCGACGTGGACGCGGCCGGGGCCGGCGCCCCGCCGCCCATCCCGCACGGCGCGCGCACGCCCGACCCGTCCGCGGGCCGCCGCACGCCGGACCCGCGGGCGACCCCGCCGTCCGGCCGCCCCACGCCGCAGGGCCTGAGCGCGCCGATCTTCGCGACGCCGGCGGCGCCCGCGCCCGCCCCGGCCGCCGACGCGCCGCCGGCCCCGGCCGCCCGCGCGCCGGCCCCTGCCCCTGCCCTTGCCTCCGCGGCCGCGGCACCTGCCGCCGCGGCGCCCGCGCCCGCCGTCCCGGCCGCGCCGCCGGCCGCGCGCCCGGCCCCCGGCGCCGGGCGGACGGTCGCGCTGGCGGTGATCGCGGGCGCGGTCGCGCTCGCGCTGGGGCTCGCCGCCGGCTGGATGGTGGGCCGGCTCGGCGCCGCGCCCGTCGAGCCTCCCGGCGCGCCCGCCGCGCGCTAG
- a CDS encoding glycogen-binding domain-containing protein — protein sequence MSGRRRLAALALAAFAGACAPRATVRAPGQASTQGAPAPTVFAFRGPADAVALRGTMTGWDAVPLEREGDRFVLAISLASGRYEYRFEVRRGAELRIVLPEDAERVDDGFGGENAVLRVP from the coding sequence GTGAGCGGGCGCCGCCGGCTCGCGGCGCTCGCCCTCGCGGCCTTCGCCGGCGCCTGCGCGCCGCGTGCGACCGTCCGCGCGCCGGGGCAGGCGTCCACGCAGGGTGCTCCCGCGCCCACCGTGTTCGCCTTCCGGGGACCCGCCGACGCGGTCGCGCTGCGCGGCACCATGACCGGGTGGGACGCGGTCCCGCTGGAGCGCGAGGGCGATCGGTTCGTGCTCGCGATATCGCTCGCGAGCGGTCGATACGAGTACCGCTTCGAGGTGCGCCGCGGCGCCGAACTGCGTATCGTCCTCCCGGAGGACGCCGAGCGGGTGGACGACGGCTTCGGCGGCGAGAACGCGGTCCTCCGCGTCCCGTAA
- a CDS encoding RNA polymerase sigma factor: MTSQAEIEADVLDLADAADHDAVERTLAGDTDAFASVVRRYAGGLVGTCSRMVGDARLGEELAQEALARAYTRLASFRGDCRFRHWLYRIAVNGCRDWLKAGARAERASDLSGDELVSAVDPERDAAARQAVLALQSALAALPAKYREAFTLFHVENLPYEEIEAATGVRVNALKVRVHRARIMLRERLGDLLDPDEVLP, encoded by the coding sequence GTGACGTCGCAGGCCGAGATCGAGGCCGACGTCCTCGACCTCGCCGACGCCGCGGACCACGACGCGGTCGAGCGCACGCTCGCCGGCGACACCGACGCGTTCGCCAGCGTCGTCCGCCGGTACGCCGGCGGCCTGGTCGGGACCTGCAGCCGCATGGTGGGCGACGCCCGCCTGGGCGAGGAGCTCGCGCAGGAGGCGCTCGCGCGCGCCTACACGCGCCTCGCCTCGTTCCGCGGCGACTGCCGCTTCCGCCACTGGCTCTACCGCATCGCCGTGAACGGCTGCCGGGACTGGCTGAAGGCCGGCGCGCGCGCGGAGCGCGCCAGCGATCTCTCCGGCGACGAGCTGGTGAGCGCGGTGGACCCGGAGCGCGACGCCGCCGCCCGGCAGGCGGTGCTCGCGCTGCAGAGCGCGCTCGCCGCGCTCCCGGCCAAGTACCGCGAGGCCTTCACGCTGTTCCACGTCGAGAACCTTCCCTACGAGGAGATCGAGGCGGCCACCGGCGTCCGCGTGAACGCGCTGAAGGTGCGGGTGCACCGCGCCCGCATCATGCTGCGCGAGCGCCTCGGCGACCTGCTCGATCCGGACGAGGTGCTGCCGTGA
- a CDS encoding sigma-54-dependent transcriptional regulator translates to MSAATAEAAAPRAGALRVLVVEDDPRLLDILTRHLDRMGYAVRGAGGAAAALQLLEAAPADVVLSDVRMPGMDGRTLLAEVRARHPDAKVILMTAFGSVDDAVEAMQAGAYSYVVKPFKVETVAAVLRNAARELELHREVDGLRRAVEERFSADRLIGGSARMREVRRALREAAEVGATVLLTGRSGTGKEMAARAIHYGGPRAAGPFVPVNCAAIPEPLFESAMFGHRRGAFTGAVESQAGLAEQSSGGTLFLDEVAEIPPSQQAKLLRMLQEGEVTPVGAARPVKVDLRVVAAANRDLEQMVAKGTFREDLFYRLNVLRIELPTLAERAEDVPALAEHLLLGIARGHGVPALGFTPEALAALERHRWPGNVRELRNAVERALLAARGRRIDVADLPAAVRAPAGAEAAAPTAEGGLTLAEVERAHVEKVLAMVGWNRSLAARLLGIDRRTLFTKIQRYGLIGPLRPGPGGAGRDDDDDDAPA, encoded by the coding sequence ATGAGCGCGGCGACGGCGGAGGCGGCGGCGCCGCGCGCGGGCGCGCTGCGGGTGCTGGTGGTCGAGGACGACCCGCGACTGCTCGACATCCTCACCCGGCACCTCGACCGCATGGGCTACGCGGTGCGCGGCGCCGGCGGCGCGGCGGCGGCGCTGCAGCTCCTCGAGGCCGCGCCCGCCGACGTGGTGCTCTCCGACGTGCGCATGCCGGGGATGGACGGGCGCACGCTGCTCGCGGAGGTGCGGGCGCGCCACCCGGACGCGAAGGTGATCCTCATGACCGCGTTCGGCAGCGTGGACGACGCGGTCGAGGCGATGCAGGCCGGCGCCTACAGCTACGTGGTGAAGCCGTTCAAGGTGGAGACGGTCGCGGCCGTCCTGCGCAACGCGGCCCGCGAGCTGGAGCTGCACCGCGAGGTGGACGGGCTGCGCCGCGCCGTGGAGGAGCGCTTCTCCGCCGACCGGCTCATCGGCGGCTCCGCCCGGATGCGCGAGGTGCGCCGGGCGCTGCGCGAGGCGGCGGAGGTGGGCGCCACGGTGCTCCTCACCGGCCGGAGCGGCACCGGCAAGGAGATGGCCGCCCGCGCCATCCACTACGGCGGCCCGCGCGCCGCCGGCCCGTTCGTGCCGGTGAACTGCGCGGCCATCCCCGAGCCGCTGTTCGAGAGCGCGATGTTCGGCCACCGCCGCGGCGCGTTCACCGGCGCGGTCGAGTCCCAGGCCGGCCTCGCGGAGCAGTCGTCCGGCGGCACGCTGTTCCTCGACGAGGTCGCCGAGATCCCGCCCTCGCAGCAGGCGAAGCTGCTCCGCATGCTGCAGGAGGGCGAGGTGACGCCGGTGGGCGCGGCCCGGCCGGTGAAGGTGGACCTGCGGGTGGTGGCCGCGGCGAACCGCGACCTCGAGCAGATGGTGGCGAAGGGGACGTTCCGCGAGGACCTGTTCTACCGGCTCAACGTGCTGCGCATCGAGCTGCCCACGCTCGCCGAGCGCGCCGAGGACGTGCCGGCGCTGGCGGAGCACCTGCTGCTCGGGATCGCGCGCGGCCACGGCGTGCCCGCGCTGGGCTTCACCCCCGAGGCGCTCGCCGCGCTGGAGCGCCACCGCTGGCCGGGCAACGTGCGCGAGCTGCGCAACGCGGTGGAGCGCGCGCTGCTCGCCGCGCGCGGGCGGCGCATCGACGTCGCCGACCTGCCCGCGGCGGTGCGGGCGCCGGCGGGGGCCGAGGCGGCGGCGCCGACCGCCGAGGGCGGGCTCACGCTCGCCGAGGTGGAGCGCGCGCACGTCGAGAAGGTGCTCGCGATGGTCGGCTGGAACCGCTCCCTGGCGGCGCGGCTGCTCGGCATCGACCGCCGCACGCTCTTCACGAAGATCCAGCGCTACGGGCTCATCGGCCCGCTCCGCCCGGGCCCGGGCGGCGCCGGCCGCGACGACGACGACGACGACGCGCCCGCCTGA